One window of Artemia franciscana chromosome 16, ASM3288406v1, whole genome shotgun sequence genomic DNA carries:
- the LOC136037387 gene encoding protein obstructor-E-like, translated as MKSYCAFLVAVVATASAQSFTCPEPNGYFPDSKQCDKYYTCIDGVATEELCLDGLLFNDNAVWTRNPCDYPIDVDCGSRTVTQPPQSTELCPHAWGIYFTGDKANCGTFRNCVGGVAHDFNCPEGLAFNEQSLRCDWPEQTESCDAAAFIGFTCPPIEEGDLLAAGGHTRFPNPKDCKKFFVCEGGVNVRLAACEEGMVYNPEANDCTEPELVPGCENYYPLSSE; from the exons CAAGTGCACAATCGTTTACATGTCCCGAACCAAATGGttatttccccgattcgaagCAGTGTGATAAATATTACACGTGTATAGATGGTGTTGCAACAGAGGAACTATGTCTAGATGGCTTACTTTTCAATGACAATGCAGTATGGACGAGGAACCCTTGCGATTACCCCATTGATGTGGACTGTGGAAGCAGAACAGTGACCC AGCCGCCTCAGTCAACCGAATTATGTCCGCATGCTTGGGGTATTTATTTTACTGGAGACAAAGCAAACTGTGGCACTTTTAGGAATTGTGTTGGAGGCGTTGCGCACGACTTCAATTGTCCAGAAGGTTTGGCATTTAATGAACAGTCCTTGAGATGTGATTGGCCGGAACAGACTGAAAGTTGTGATGCCGCAG CATTTATTGGATTTACGTGCCCACCAATAGAAGAAGGAGATTTACTTGCAGCTGGCGGCCATACCCGTTTTCCAAATCCAAAGGACTGTAAAAAATTCTTTGTCTGTGAAGGGGGAGTTAACGTTCGCTTGGCTGCTTGTGAAGAAGGTATGGTCTACAATCCTGAAGCAAATGATTGCACTGAACCTGAGCTGGTACCAGGATG TGAAAACTATTACCCACTATCATCCGAGTAA
- the LOC136036831 gene encoding uncharacterized protein LOC136036831 gives MVTYRRLNGVRNRFLHRDRKLFTEKKATDLEEATRKGDTCALYKHLRDFAEGKPSSLGPTASNDGNILTDESAQLSAWKDYFSSLLKLDCVSQPDPDLLKVASSTPEAPCESVQHLFSSTEILKSPKRMKNNRAPGVCGIPTDLLKYGGAAILLWLQVLFSIIFRTE, from the coding sequence ATGGTTACCTACAGACGTCTAAACGGCGTAAGAAATAGATTCCTCCACAGAGATAGAAAGCTGTTCACCGAGAAAAAGGCCACCGATCTTGAGGAGGCCACCAGAAAGGGTGACACATGCGCTCTATACAAACACCTTCGGGATTTTGCAGAGGGAAAGCCATCCTCCCTAGGCCCTACCGCATCTAATGATGGAAATATTCTCACTGACGAGAGCGCTCAACTGTCTGCCTGGAAGGATTACTTCTCTTCACTTTTAAAACTGGACTGTGTTAGCCAGCCCGACCCTGACCTTCTTAAAGTTGCATCTAGCACCCCTGAGGCCCCATGTGAAAGTGTGCAACACCTTTTCAGCTCTACAGAAATCCTGAAATCTCCGAAACGGATGAAAAACAACCGAGCCCCAGGAGTATGTGGTATCCCTACAGATCTACTGAAATATGGTGGGGCAGCGATCCTTCTCTGGCTCCAAGTACTTTTCTCCATAATATTTCGTACAGAATGA
- the LOC136036832 gene encoding uncharacterized protein LOC136036832: MAERRILDKIDPRQFGNMPNTSTSHYLVGVIDSILQKLDEPVSWINVIAIDLRKAFYLICHNILVKKLLGLGVHLFLVRLIASFLSGRCQRTKYKSTYSDPLPIFCGVPQAWDHFCFLS, translated from the coding sequence ATGGCTGAAAGACgtattctggacaaaattgaTCCAAGGCAGTTTGGAAATATGCCGAACACATCTACGTCTCATTACTTAGTAGGTGTAATTGAcagtattttgcaaaaactcgATGAACCAGTTTCTTGGATTAATGTTATTGCAATAGATCtaagaaaagctttttatttaatttgccacaatattcttgtaaaaaaacttcttggacTAGGTGTACATTTATTCCTTGTGCGTTTAATTGCTAGTTTTCTTTCTGGTAGATGTCAACggacaaaatataagtccaCATACTCCGACCCACTGCCCATTTTTTGTGGAGTTCCCCAAGCttgggaccacttttgtttcttgtcATAA